The Desulfobaccales bacterium genome contains the following window.
ATGGCGGTGTTCGGGGTGCCGGTGGCAATTCCCCAGGCCGCGTCCCAGGCGGTGGCCTGCGCCCAGGCCATGCACCGGCGCTTGGGGGAAATGCAGGCCCAGGGGCGCACTCCCATCCAAGGCATGCGCATCGGCATCAATACCGGGGAGGCCATTGTGGGCAATATCGGCTCCCACAAGCGCATGGATTTCACCGTCATCGGCGACGCGGTGAATGTTGCGGCCCGGCTCCAGGAACTGGCCAAGGAGTTGGAGGCCGATACCCTGGTGAGCGAGGCCACCTTCCGGGAAGTGGAAGGGCAATATAATTTTTCCCCGGCGCCGCCCCAGGTTTTGCGGGGCCGCCGGGAAAGCACCGCGGTCTTCCGGCTGACGGCTCCTTCCCAGGACTGACCGGGCCGAATTATCCTTTTCGAGATAAAAATAGTTCGTGAAAAAATTATTGACAACGGGCGAAATATGGAATAGATTGGGATTCTGGATGATATGTGAATTTTTTCACATTACCTTCGGACAGTTGCCGTTCGACTCGAAACTTAACCCCGAGGAGGAAAATAGATGGCTTTAGTAAATCCCCATGGTAAAGAGAAAAAGTTAAAACCGTTACTACTGTCCCCGGCCCAGGTGGCCGAAGAGAAAAAGCGGGCTAAGGAACTGACCGTGGTCACCATGACCTCCCGGGAAACGGCCGACCTCATCATGATGGGCATCGGCGGCTTCACCCCCCTAGATGGTTTCATGGGCCATGACGACTGGAAAGGCTCTTGCAGCGATGGGATGAAGTTGACCGACGGCACCTTCTGGCCCATCCCGGTCACCATGTCCGTCAACCAGGGCAAGGCCGATTCCATCAAAATCGGCCAGGAAGTGCTCCTGGTGGACGAAGAGACGGAAGAGATGATGGGGACCATGAAGGTCACCGAGAAGTACAAAATTGATAAAAAGTGGGAATGCA
Protein-coding sequences here:
- a CDS encoding adenylate/guanylate cyclase domain-containing protein — translated: MAVFGVPVAIPQAASQAVACAQAMHRRLGEMQAQGRTPIQGMRIGINTGEAIVGNIGSHKRMDFTVIGDAVNVAARLQELAKELEADTLVSEATFREVEGQYNFSPAPPQVLRGRRESTAVFRLTAPSQD